GACGGTCAGTGTTGGACTCGCCATGCAACTCGTTTGGGCATTATTATCGGGAGCAATCACTGATAAATACGGTAGACGCAAAACCATGTTAGCATTCGGACTACTAAGCTGGACTATTCCCTGTATGCTTTGGGCAATCGCGCATGGCTACCTCTATTTTATGTTAGCGGTTGTCTTTAATAGCATGTGGCAAGTGACAGGGAACTGTTTCGCTTGCATCATTGTCGAAGACGGTGATACGGATAGTCTTGTAAACATATGGACGCTGATTAATTTAACTGGATTGGTTGCGGGATTCGTTTCGCCTGTAACCGGTATCCTCATCGACAAGTTCACTTTGGTTCCCACCATGCGAGCAATATACATCTTCGCCATGGTAATGATGACAATGAGGTTTGTCATGCAGTATTATCTGTCAGGTGAGAGTTCAACAGGAAAACGGCGTATCAAAGAATGTGCAGGGCAATCTGTCCTCACTCTGACCTTTCGCGGTTGGAGCGTATTCGTTTCGGAACTCCGCAAACCACGTTTGTTCTTGTGTGTCATGCTAATGGCAATGCTGACAAGCTTTAGCACAGTGCAGATCACGTTCTGGTCACTATTCGTAACAAAAGTATACGACGTGAGCAATGCTATGCTTTCTGTGTTTCCGTTAGTGTCTTCTTTAACTACACTTGCGGTTTTCCTGTTCGTTGTGCCACGTATCAACATTCGGTCAGTCCGCTATCCGCTTTTTGTTGGACTTGGTCTTCACTCAAT
The Alicyclobacillus curvatus genome window above contains:
- a CDS encoding MFS transporter, which codes for MKYTHPLWRTLRSLKGNQRAAVVVEPLWSVPNNLLMPFVSVYMVSIGLHGEQIGTTVSVGLAMQLVWALLSGAITDKYGRRKTMLAFGLLSWTIPCMLWAIAHGYLYFMLAVVFNSMWQVTGNCFACIIVEDGDTDSLVNIWTLINLTGLVAGFVSPVTGILIDKFTLVPTMRAIYIFAMVMMTMRFVMQYYLSGESSTGKRRIKECAGQSVLTLTFRGWSVFVSELRKPRLFLCVMLMAMLTSFSTVQITFWSLFVTKVYDVSNAMLSVFPLVSSLTTLAVFLFVVPRINIRSVRYPLFVGLGLHSIGIVALLVGEPFGGNLLWIVFLSAVCEAFALAVMGPLTESIMSVIIPSEERARVNSFVTALILLLSTPVGWIAGSLFQTNYTFPMVLNLSLIAISTILSLFVIRAINPQGVGRA